One window of the Nothobranchius furzeri strain GRZ-AD chromosome 3, NfurGRZ-RIMD1, whole genome shotgun sequence genome contains the following:
- the lrrn2 gene encoding leucine-rich repeat neuronal protein 2, with the protein MRPALVLFQSHCLLCVFSGVCLLVVVGSLPPALPWHVSCPVRCVCQIKPWFSPDSVYHEAPTMDCNNLLLTKLPLPIPPNTHTLRLQSNLLSVLDTAVLQGLPNLTDLDLSQNLFSRVRMVTQSASLPSLLSLHLEENHLSHLPEASFSSLTALQELFLSHNNLHSIASGAFSGLDSLLRLHINNNRLTTVDPLWFRALPCLEVLMLGGNPVEALPERGFTALKSLRSLVLGSMGLKGLAEEALEGLEGLESLSFYDNLLTKIPRQALKRVPGLKFLDLNKNHIKLIETGDFKGMVHLKELGLNNMEELVSIEKAALENLPELTKLEMTSNRRLSYIHPQAFVGLSRLESLMLNSNSLSALHQNIILSLPGLQEVSLHTNPLRCDCLFHWAARDTAHPHLEKETNTPTARTVRFIQPQATLCSDPPELRGRRVREVSSGEMSAVCLPTIPAASLPSYAGVQEGGKLVLHCRALAEPEPQLYWVTPSGLKLGPSPNPLSKALPSTIHCNNTTSHGLHHSSASSVQVQEEAACQLFRHYQLLPEGTLEIIKISPREAGLYTCVAENALGADTRSVTVGVHNRGKNRRRGMLTKLKKFQAIRADVKLELREVGEHYAILSWQSGQNLPSTRLSWQAVYSSSHSPTYTTRVLAGTQSFNLTHLQAETFYRVCLHLGISESTKQASQRSSESRKPQCISFRTKEVPEPQPRLQLNPQLTSTAVTLLLLALLLLLAGQGWDTEPGGEAGNHRNTLYVDIKVPKTVIIYQKTEENDKYQSDQREMPHKC; encoded by the coding sequence ATGAGGCCGGCTTTAGTGCTTTTCCAATCACATTGTCTCTTGTGTGTGTTTAGTGGTGTGTGTTTGCTCGTTGTAGTGGGCTCACTGCCTCCTGCACTGCCATGGCATGTTTCCTGCCCGGTGAGGTGTGTGTGTCAGATCAAGCCGTGGTTCTCCCCGGACTCCGTCTACCATGAAGCTCCCACCATGGACTGCAACAACCTGCTGCTGACCAAGCTCCCATTGCCCAtaccaccaaacacacacacgctgcgCCTGCAGAGCAACCTGCTGTCAGTGCTGGACACTGCAGTTCTGCAGGGGCTCCCCAACCTCACCGACCTGGACCTTTCCCAGAACCTCTTCAGCCGTGTCAGAATGGTAACTCAGAGTGCGTCCCTGCCTTCTCTGCTGTCCTTACACCTGGAAGAAAACCATCTCAGTCACCTTCCAGAAGCCTCTTTCTCCTCACTGACAGCTCTGCAGGAACTCTTCCTCAGCCATAATAACTTACACTCAATAGCATCTGGAGCCTTTTCTGGTCTCGACTCTCTCCTTCGCCTTCACATCAACAACAACAGACTCACTACCGTGGATCCTTTATGGTTCAGGGCTTTGCCTTGCTTGGAGGTTCTCATGCTTGGAGGTAATCCTGTGGAAGCCCTGCCTGAAAGGGGCTTTACAGCTCTGAAATCCCTCAGGAGCCTCGTCCTTGGGAGTATGGGTCTGAAAGGGTTGGCTGAGGAAGCTCTCGAAGGGCTCGAGGGTCTAGAAAGCCTCTCCTTCTATGACAACCTACTCACTAAAATCCCAAGACAAGCCCTGAAGAGGGTACCAGGACTGAAGTTTCTCGACCTCAACAAGAATCACATCAAACTAATCGAGACAGGAGACTTTAAAGGTATGGTCCACCTGAAGGAGCTCGGTCTCAATAATATGGAGGAGCTGGTGTCGATTGAGAAAGCCGCCCTGGAGAACCTCCCAGAGCTCACTAAGCTCGAAATGACCAGCAACCGTCGATTGTCATATATCCATCCTCAGGCTTTTGTCGGGCTGAGCAGGCTGGAGAGCCTAATGCTCAACTCCAACTCCCTGAGTGCTCTGCACCAGAACATCATCCTCTCCCTGCCAGGCCTTCAGGAGGTCAGCCTACACACCAACCCACTGCGATGTGACTGCCTGTTTCACTGGGCTGCCAGAGACACCGCTCATCCTCACCTTGAGAAGGAAACAAACACACCAACAGCCCGCACGGTGCGTTTCATCCAGCCTCAGGCAACCCTGTGCTCCGATCCTCCAGAACTGAGAGGCCGCAGAGTGCGTGAAGTGTCTTCTGGAGAAATGTCCGCCGTTTGTTTGCCCACAATTCCTGCTGCTTCCCTCCCTTCCTATGCAGGGGTCCAAGAAGGGGGGAAACTGGTTTTGCACTGTCGAGCACTTGCAGAGCCGGAGCCTCAACTCTACTGGGTGACCCCCTCTGGCCTGAAACTTGGACCTTCACCAAACCCTCTCTCCAAAGCTTTACCGTCCACAATTCACTGCAACAACACAACTTCTCATGGACTTCACCACTCATCTGCCTCCAGTGTCCAGGTTCAAGAGGAAGCTGCCTGCCAACTTTTCAGACACTACCAGCTGCTCCCCGAAGGAACTCTGGAGATCATCAAGATCTCCCCAAGAGAGGCAGGATTGTATACCTGCGTGGCTGAGAATGCCCTGGGAGCGGATACACGCAGTGTTACTGTGGGTGTTCACAACAGAGGAAAAAACAGAAGGAGGGGCATGCTGACCAAACTAAAGAAATTCCAAGCGATCAGAGCAGATGTCAAGTTGGAGTTGAGAGAAGTTGGAGAACACTACGCTATCTTGTCCTGGCAGAGTGGACAAAACCTCCCCTCCACCCGTTTATCCTGGCAGGCCGTGTACTCAAGCTCCCACTCGCCAACATACACCACACGCGTCCTCGCTGGCACGCAAAGCTTCAACCTGACTCACCTGCAGGCGGAGACATTTTACCGAGTGTGTCTGCATTTGGGGATTAGCGAGAGCACCAAGCAGGCAAGTCAGAGATCAAGCGAGAGCAGAAAGCCTCAGTGCATCTCGTTCAGGACAAAGGAAGTCCCAGAGCCTCAGCCTAGACTGCAGCTGAACCCCCAGCTGACCTCCACGGCGGTCACACTGCTGCTCCTTGCTCTCCTACTGCTGCTAGCAGGGCAGGGTTGGGACACCGAGCCTGGCGGGGAGGCAGGAAATCACCGCAATACCCTCTATGTGGACATAAAGGTTCCCAAGACTGTTATCATATACCAAAAGACAGAAGAAAATGACAAATATCAGTCAGATCAGAGGGAGATGCCGCATAAGTGTTGA